From the genome of Vigna angularis cultivar LongXiaoDou No.4 chromosome 11, ASM1680809v1, whole genome shotgun sequence, one region includes:
- the LOC108334184 gene encoding BTB/POZ domain-containing protein At1g04390 isoform X1 produces MKSGRDKEKENDRCISSHMQTLHRRLIHALNLGTRHFDEKTNRWRWQCANIEVQKNVLRSIGAFLDSLSGDARAARHTVVKESVPDILGALLWILQCKNEALLSMASNVAVKLVSVLPNPLLQSHMLDLVYCLSSLLSSHQVEVAIPCATTLNFVISNLSATNEKEVMEALKETEATLWIVGNIKDFAEGVKKIEYFEEMTLLLSTILWRWPPSRFSVCNDVILMKGLANIHTKTDSSIKLALLKLYTSIALCDSAARRLIEDEEIFPQMFVQAMGKSNPHAIRIEGFRLAQCLLRSQDNCLKVVGLCGDALVEAIICGMTETRVTSKKFGNNHGSLSVEACQLALITRWAGDHHTNFWKHGIDRVLLSLLIENIEDQLFEPVLALEKQIYMAKEGLKANYHLGLRSYLWDILGWLTIHCGENLNPYTRGSELCIKLLITCACLSFVDTLEKWCRICQKDIDDHFQSEPVSRAVLMMIHSPCNSISSHTKFLLSDVLKVKGMPCLKSLLHTLDYTSSLESYGSFDKLQLVINLIGFTCLSTLPQYRRCIIESKGIKVIVLLLKRCLNNDIHIERQSFIPHLHTHERSWCCFDKEDWEGSNILLFYSLLALTEILHQCDLLQDNPQQFSGEVTNITPQFVSKLQEICKSNSFSPGVRWYVSYILTYFGYYGFPTELAKRIGESLNKEEYSDMKLVLANGESLSVHVAILAVRCPSLVPPQLLPCRKSPKEIADEFVRETVREVRLSSHVDYEALVLLLEYVYLGCLHASEETAKKLKILAKRCNLQPLFQMLHRQRPKWGLPFPSFNLTSAFGLAGSCFSDIILGAKSNELVGWTCDICSDTVPHMHVHKVILQSGCDYLQGLFRSGMQESHSQVIKVDISWQALIKLVQWFYSDELPGPPSGCLWDNMDDQEKLFNLQPYVELYWLAEFWILENIQEACFNVIMSCLDSSWRLSIRIIKMAYNLSLWKLVDIAANLMAPSYRQLRDSGELEEFDDALVHLIYSASIQLN; encoded by the exons ATGAAATCCGGCAGagacaaagagaaagagaaCGATCGCTGCATCAGTTCGCATATGCAGACCCTCCATCGCCGTCTTATCCACGCCCTAAACCTTGGCACCAG ACATTTTGATGAGAAGACAAATAGGTGGAGATGGCAGTGCGCCAACATTGAAGTGCAGAAAAATGTACTACGATCAATTGGTGCCTTTCTTGATTCCTTATCGGGCGATGCACGTGCAGCACGTCATACTGTTGTTAAG GAATCTGTTCCTGATATTTTAGGAGCATTATTATGGATTCTTCAATGCAAAAATGAGGCTTTATTAAGCATGGCATCAAATGTTGCAGTGAAGTTGGTTAGTGTTCTGCCTAATCCATTATTGCAATCACATATGTTGGATCTTGTTTATTGTCTATCATCATTGCTATCTTCACATCAAGTAGAAGTTGCTATACCCTGTGCTACCACTTTGAATTTTGTAATCTCAAATTTGAGTGCTACAAATGAGAAGGAAGTTATGGAAGCACTGAAAGAAACAGAGGCTACCCTTTGGATTGTTGGAAATATAAAGGATTTTGCTGAAGGTGTAAAGAAAATTGAGTATTTCGAAGAGATGACTTTACTTTTGAGCACTATACTATGGCGCTGGCCACCTTCTAGGTTCTCTGTTTGTAATGATGTAATACTTATGAAAGGTCTAGCAAACATCCATACAAAGACAGATAGTTCTATTAAACTTGCACTTCTAAAGTTGTACACGTCAATAG CTTTATGTGATTCTGCAGCAAGAAGACTTATAGAGGATGAAGAAATATTTCCACAAATGTTTGTGCAGGCAATGGGAAAATCCAACCCTCATGCTATTCGGATAGAGGGGTTTAGGCTTGCTCAGTGCCTATTG AGATCCCAAGATAATTGTTTAAAAGTGGTTGGTTTGTGTGGTGATGCTCTTGTTGAGGCCATAATTTGTGGAATGACAGAAACTAGGGTGACTTCTAAAAAGTTTGGAAACAACCATGGGTCTTTGTCAGTGGAAGCATGCCAGTTGGCTCTAATAACTCGCTGGGCAGGTGATCATCATACCAACTTTTGGAAACATGGAATTGATAGAGTCCTTCTTAGTCTTCTGATTGAAAATATTGAAGACCAATTGTTTGAACCCGTCTTGGCTTtggaaaaacaaatatatatggCAAAAGAGGGATTAAAAGCCAATTATCATCTTGGTCTTAGGAGTTATCTGTGGGACATTCTTGGGTGGCTTACAATTCATTGTGGAGAAAATTTAAACCCTTATACTCGTGGTAGTGAGCTCTGCATCAAGTTACTAATTACATGTGCATG CTTGAGTTTTGTGGATACACTTGAAAAATGGTGCAGAATTTGTCAAAAGGATATTGATGATCATTTTCAAAGTGAACCAGTATCAAGGGCCGTTCTAATGATGATTCATTCTCCATGTAATTCCATCTCCTCACACACTAAATTCTTATTATCAGATGTACTGAAGGTGAAAGGCATGCCATGCTTGAAAAGCTTATTACATACTCTAGATTATACATCATCCCTAGAAAGCTATGGTTCATTTGATAAACTTCAActggttattaatttaattgggTTTACTTGTCTTTCAACTTTACCACAATACCGAAGATGTATCATTGAGAGCAAAGGGATAAAGGTGATTGTTCTTCTTCTGAAACGATGCTTAAATAATGACATTCATATCGAAAGGCAAAGCTTTATTCCTCATTTGCATACACATGAAAGGTCTTGGTGCTGTTTtgataaagaagattgggaagGCTCCAACATTCTCTTATTTTATAGTTTGTTGGCCTTAACAGAAATTCTTCATCAGTGTGACCTTTTACAAGACAATCCTCAGCAATTTTCTGGAGAGGTGACAAACATTACACCACAGTTTGTTAGCAAACTTCAAGAGATCTGTAAAAGCAACTCTTTCAGTCCTGGCGTGAGATGGTATGTTTCTTATATTCTAACTTATTTTGGATATTATGGCTTCCCAACTGAATTAGCCAAAAGGATTGGAGAATCTCTCAATAAGGAAGAATACTCAGATATGAAGCTTGTCTTAGCAAATGGGGAATCTCTGAGTGTTCATGTTGCTATTCTTGCTGTTCGATGTCCATCACTAGTGCCTCCTCAATTGTTACCTTGTAGGAAGAGTCCTAAAGAGATAGCAGATGAGTTTGTCAGAGAGACCGTGAGAGAAGTCCGATTATCTTCTCATGTTGATTATGAAGCATTGGTGTTGTTGTTGGAATATGTATACTTGGGATGCTTACATGCCAGTGAAGAAACAGCAAAGAAGCTAAAAATTCTTGCTAAGCGCTGCAATCTACAGCCTTTGTTCCAAATGCTTCACAGACAGCGTCCGAAATGGGGCTTACCTTTCCCCAGCTTTAATCTTACGTCAGCTTTTGGTTTAGCCGGAAGTTGTTTTTC GGATATCATATTGGGAGCTAAATCAAATGAGCTTGTTGGGTGGACATGCGATATTTGTTCTGACACAGTACCCCATATGCATGTTCACAAAGTTATATTGCAGTCTGGTTGTGATTATCTACAAGGTTTGTTCCGGTCAGGAATGCAAGAAAG TCATTCACAAGTAATAAAAGTTGATATTAGCTGGCAAGCATTGATTAAACTAGTGCAGTGGTTTTATTCTGATGAGCTGCCTGGTCCTCCATCTGGATGCTTGTGGGATAATATGGATGATCAAGAAAAGCTATTTAATCTACAACCATATGTGGAGCTTTATTGGCTTGCTGAGTTCTggattttagaaaatattcaGGAAGCTTGCTTTAATGTTATTATGTCTTGTCTTGATTCTTCCTGGCGGTTGTCCATTAGAATAATCAAAATGGCTTATAATCTCTCTTTGTGGAAGTTAGTTGATATTGCTGCAAATCTCATGGCTCCTTCATATCGTCAATTACGAGATTCTGGTGAACTAGAAGAATTTGATGATGCACTAGTGCACTTGATTTATTCTGCTTCTATCCAACTTAACTAA
- the LOC108334184 gene encoding BTB/POZ domain-containing protein At1g04390 isoform X6 has translation MKSGRDKEKENDRCISSHMQTLHRRLIHALNLGTRHFDEKTNRWRWQCANIEVQKNVLRSIGAFLDSLSGDARAARHTVVKESVPDILGALLWILQCKNEALLSMASNVAVKLVSVLPNPLLQSHMLDLVYCLSSLLSSHQVEVAIPCATTLNFVISNLSATNEKEVMEALKETEATLWIVGNIKDFAEGVKKIEYFEEMTLLLSTILWRWPPSRFSVCNDVILMKGLANIHTKTDSSIKLALLKLYTSIALCDSAARRLIEDEEIFPQMFVQAMGKSNPHAIRIEGFRLAQCLLRSQDNCLKVVGLCGDALVEAIICGMTETRVTSKKFGNNHGSLSVEACQLALITRWAEILHQCDLLQDNPQQFSGEVTNITPQFVSKLQEICKSNSFSPGVRWYVSYILTYFGYYGFPTELAKRIGESLNKEEYSDMKLVLANGESLSVHVAILAVRCPSLVPPQLLPCRKSPKEIADEFVRETVREVRLSSHVDYEALVLLLEYVYLGCLHASEETAKKLKILAKRCNLQPLFQMLHRQRPKWGLPFPSFNLTSAFGLAGSCFSDIILGAKSNELVGWTCDICSDTVPHMHVHKVILQSGCDYLQGLFRSGMQESHSQVIKVDISWQALIKLVQWFYSDELPGPPSGCLWDNMDDQEKLFNLQPYVELYWLAEFWILENIQEACFNVIMSCLDSSWRLSIRIIKMAYNLSLWKLVDIAANLMAPSYRQLRDSGELEEFDDALVHLIYSASIQLN, from the exons ATGAAATCCGGCAGagacaaagagaaagagaaCGATCGCTGCATCAGTTCGCATATGCAGACCCTCCATCGCCGTCTTATCCACGCCCTAAACCTTGGCACCAG ACATTTTGATGAGAAGACAAATAGGTGGAGATGGCAGTGCGCCAACATTGAAGTGCAGAAAAATGTACTACGATCAATTGGTGCCTTTCTTGATTCCTTATCGGGCGATGCACGTGCAGCACGTCATACTGTTGTTAAG GAATCTGTTCCTGATATTTTAGGAGCATTATTATGGATTCTTCAATGCAAAAATGAGGCTTTATTAAGCATGGCATCAAATGTTGCAGTGAAGTTGGTTAGTGTTCTGCCTAATCCATTATTGCAATCACATATGTTGGATCTTGTTTATTGTCTATCATCATTGCTATCTTCACATCAAGTAGAAGTTGCTATACCCTGTGCTACCACTTTGAATTTTGTAATCTCAAATTTGAGTGCTACAAATGAGAAGGAAGTTATGGAAGCACTGAAAGAAACAGAGGCTACCCTTTGGATTGTTGGAAATATAAAGGATTTTGCTGAAGGTGTAAAGAAAATTGAGTATTTCGAAGAGATGACTTTACTTTTGAGCACTATACTATGGCGCTGGCCACCTTCTAGGTTCTCTGTTTGTAATGATGTAATACTTATGAAAGGTCTAGCAAACATCCATACAAAGACAGATAGTTCTATTAAACTTGCACTTCTAAAGTTGTACACGTCAATAG CTTTATGTGATTCTGCAGCAAGAAGACTTATAGAGGATGAAGAAATATTTCCACAAATGTTTGTGCAGGCAATGGGAAAATCCAACCCTCATGCTATTCGGATAGAGGGGTTTAGGCTTGCTCAGTGCCTATTG AGATCCCAAGATAATTGTTTAAAAGTGGTTGGTTTGTGTGGTGATGCTCTTGTTGAGGCCATAATTTGTGGAATGACAGAAACTAGGGTGACTTCTAAAAAGTTTGGAAACAACCATGGGTCTTTGTCAGTGGAAGCATGCCAGTTGGCTCTAATAACTCGCTGGGCAG AAATTCTTCATCAGTGTGACCTTTTACAAGACAATCCTCAGCAATTTTCTGGAGAGGTGACAAACATTACACCACAGTTTGTTAGCAAACTTCAAGAGATCTGTAAAAGCAACTCTTTCAGTCCTGGCGTGAGATGGTATGTTTCTTATATTCTAACTTATTTTGGATATTATGGCTTCCCAACTGAATTAGCCAAAAGGATTGGAGAATCTCTCAATAAGGAAGAATACTCAGATATGAAGCTTGTCTTAGCAAATGGGGAATCTCTGAGTGTTCATGTTGCTATTCTTGCTGTTCGATGTCCATCACTAGTGCCTCCTCAATTGTTACCTTGTAGGAAGAGTCCTAAAGAGATAGCAGATGAGTTTGTCAGAGAGACCGTGAGAGAAGTCCGATTATCTTCTCATGTTGATTATGAAGCATTGGTGTTGTTGTTGGAATATGTATACTTGGGATGCTTACATGCCAGTGAAGAAACAGCAAAGAAGCTAAAAATTCTTGCTAAGCGCTGCAATCTACAGCCTTTGTTCCAAATGCTTCACAGACAGCGTCCGAAATGGGGCTTACCTTTCCCCAGCTTTAATCTTACGTCAGCTTTTGGTTTAGCCGGAAGTTGTTTTTC GGATATCATATTGGGAGCTAAATCAAATGAGCTTGTTGGGTGGACATGCGATATTTGTTCTGACACAGTACCCCATATGCATGTTCACAAAGTTATATTGCAGTCTGGTTGTGATTATCTACAAGGTTTGTTCCGGTCAGGAATGCAAGAAAG TCATTCACAAGTAATAAAAGTTGATATTAGCTGGCAAGCATTGATTAAACTAGTGCAGTGGTTTTATTCTGATGAGCTGCCTGGTCCTCCATCTGGATGCTTGTGGGATAATATGGATGATCAAGAAAAGCTATTTAATCTACAACCATATGTGGAGCTTTATTGGCTTGCTGAGTTCTggattttagaaaatattcaGGAAGCTTGCTTTAATGTTATTATGTCTTGTCTTGATTCTTCCTGGCGGTTGTCCATTAGAATAATCAAAATGGCTTATAATCTCTCTTTGTGGAAGTTAGTTGATATTGCTGCAAATCTCATGGCTCCTTCATATCGTCAATTACGAGATTCTGGTGAACTAGAAGAATTTGATGATGCACTAGTGCACTTGATTTATTCTGCTTCTATCCAACTTAACTAA
- the LOC108334184 gene encoding BTB/POZ domain-containing protein At1g04390 isoform X3 — MKSGRDKEKENDRCISSHMQTLHRRLIHALNLGTRHFDEKTNRWRWQCANIEVQKNVLRSIGAFLDSLSGDARAARHTVVKESVPDILGALLWILQCKNEALLSMASNVAVKLVSVLPNPLLQSHMLDLVYCLSSLLSSHQVEVAIPCATTLNFVISNLSATNEKEVMEALKETEATLWIVGNIKDFAEGVKKIEYFEEMTLLLSTILWRWPPSRFSVCNDVILMKGLANIHTKTDSSIKLALLKLYTSIALCDSAARRLIEDEEIFPQMFVQAMGKSNPHAIRIEGFRLAQCLLRSQDNCLKVVGLCGDALVEAIICGMTETRVTSKKFGNNHGSLSVEACQLALITRWAGDHHTNFWKHGIDRVLLSLLIENIEDQLFEPVLALEKQIYMAKEGLKANYHLGLRSYLWDILGWLTIHCGENLNPYTRGSELCIKLLITCACLSFVDTLEKWCRICQKDIDDHFQSEPVSRAVLMMIHSPCNSISSHTKFLLSDVLKVKGMPCLKSLLHTLDYTSSLESYGSFDKLQLVINLIGFTCLSTLPQYRRCIIESKGIKVIVLLLKRCLNNDIHIERQSFIPHLHTHERSWCCFDKEDWEGSNILLFYSLLALTEILHQCDLLQDNPQQFSGEVTNITPQFVSKLQEICKSNSFSPGVRWYVSYILTYFGYYGFPTELAKRIGESLNKEEYSDMKLVLANGESLSVHVAILAVRCPSLVPPQLLPCRKSPKEIADEFVRETVREVRLSSHVDYEALVLLLEYVYLGCLHASEETAKKLKILAKRCNLQPLFQMLHRQRPKWGLPFPSFNLTSAFGLAGSCFSDIILGAKSNELVGWTCDICSDTVPHMHVHKVILQSGCDYLQGLFRSGMQERHQKNLGCGLPHDSKRVKQFVVVELKMPCPLIQSMMTETNTVFF, encoded by the exons ATGAAATCCGGCAGagacaaagagaaagagaaCGATCGCTGCATCAGTTCGCATATGCAGACCCTCCATCGCCGTCTTATCCACGCCCTAAACCTTGGCACCAG ACATTTTGATGAGAAGACAAATAGGTGGAGATGGCAGTGCGCCAACATTGAAGTGCAGAAAAATGTACTACGATCAATTGGTGCCTTTCTTGATTCCTTATCGGGCGATGCACGTGCAGCACGTCATACTGTTGTTAAG GAATCTGTTCCTGATATTTTAGGAGCATTATTATGGATTCTTCAATGCAAAAATGAGGCTTTATTAAGCATGGCATCAAATGTTGCAGTGAAGTTGGTTAGTGTTCTGCCTAATCCATTATTGCAATCACATATGTTGGATCTTGTTTATTGTCTATCATCATTGCTATCTTCACATCAAGTAGAAGTTGCTATACCCTGTGCTACCACTTTGAATTTTGTAATCTCAAATTTGAGTGCTACAAATGAGAAGGAAGTTATGGAAGCACTGAAAGAAACAGAGGCTACCCTTTGGATTGTTGGAAATATAAAGGATTTTGCTGAAGGTGTAAAGAAAATTGAGTATTTCGAAGAGATGACTTTACTTTTGAGCACTATACTATGGCGCTGGCCACCTTCTAGGTTCTCTGTTTGTAATGATGTAATACTTATGAAAGGTCTAGCAAACATCCATACAAAGACAGATAGTTCTATTAAACTTGCACTTCTAAAGTTGTACACGTCAATAG CTTTATGTGATTCTGCAGCAAGAAGACTTATAGAGGATGAAGAAATATTTCCACAAATGTTTGTGCAGGCAATGGGAAAATCCAACCCTCATGCTATTCGGATAGAGGGGTTTAGGCTTGCTCAGTGCCTATTG AGATCCCAAGATAATTGTTTAAAAGTGGTTGGTTTGTGTGGTGATGCTCTTGTTGAGGCCATAATTTGTGGAATGACAGAAACTAGGGTGACTTCTAAAAAGTTTGGAAACAACCATGGGTCTTTGTCAGTGGAAGCATGCCAGTTGGCTCTAATAACTCGCTGGGCAGGTGATCATCATACCAACTTTTGGAAACATGGAATTGATAGAGTCCTTCTTAGTCTTCTGATTGAAAATATTGAAGACCAATTGTTTGAACCCGTCTTGGCTTtggaaaaacaaatatatatggCAAAAGAGGGATTAAAAGCCAATTATCATCTTGGTCTTAGGAGTTATCTGTGGGACATTCTTGGGTGGCTTACAATTCATTGTGGAGAAAATTTAAACCCTTATACTCGTGGTAGTGAGCTCTGCATCAAGTTACTAATTACATGTGCATG CTTGAGTTTTGTGGATACACTTGAAAAATGGTGCAGAATTTGTCAAAAGGATATTGATGATCATTTTCAAAGTGAACCAGTATCAAGGGCCGTTCTAATGATGATTCATTCTCCATGTAATTCCATCTCCTCACACACTAAATTCTTATTATCAGATGTACTGAAGGTGAAAGGCATGCCATGCTTGAAAAGCTTATTACATACTCTAGATTATACATCATCCCTAGAAAGCTATGGTTCATTTGATAAACTTCAActggttattaatttaattgggTTTACTTGTCTTTCAACTTTACCACAATACCGAAGATGTATCATTGAGAGCAAAGGGATAAAGGTGATTGTTCTTCTTCTGAAACGATGCTTAAATAATGACATTCATATCGAAAGGCAAAGCTTTATTCCTCATTTGCATACACATGAAAGGTCTTGGTGCTGTTTtgataaagaagattgggaagGCTCCAACATTCTCTTATTTTATAGTTTGTTGGCCTTAACAGAAATTCTTCATCAGTGTGACCTTTTACAAGACAATCCTCAGCAATTTTCTGGAGAGGTGACAAACATTACACCACAGTTTGTTAGCAAACTTCAAGAGATCTGTAAAAGCAACTCTTTCAGTCCTGGCGTGAGATGGTATGTTTCTTATATTCTAACTTATTTTGGATATTATGGCTTCCCAACTGAATTAGCCAAAAGGATTGGAGAATCTCTCAATAAGGAAGAATACTCAGATATGAAGCTTGTCTTAGCAAATGGGGAATCTCTGAGTGTTCATGTTGCTATTCTTGCTGTTCGATGTCCATCACTAGTGCCTCCTCAATTGTTACCTTGTAGGAAGAGTCCTAAAGAGATAGCAGATGAGTTTGTCAGAGAGACCGTGAGAGAAGTCCGATTATCTTCTCATGTTGATTATGAAGCATTGGTGTTGTTGTTGGAATATGTATACTTGGGATGCTTACATGCCAGTGAAGAAACAGCAAAGAAGCTAAAAATTCTTGCTAAGCGCTGCAATCTACAGCCTTTGTTCCAAATGCTTCACAGACAGCGTCCGAAATGGGGCTTACCTTTCCCCAGCTTTAATCTTACGTCAGCTTTTGGTTTAGCCGGAAGTTGTTTTTC GGATATCATATTGGGAGCTAAATCAAATGAGCTTGTTGGGTGGACATGCGATATTTGTTCTGACACAGTACCCCATATGCATGTTCACAAAGTTATATTGCAGTCTGGTTGTGATTATCTACAAGGTTTGTTCCGGTCAGGAATGCAAGAAAG GCATCAGAAGAACCTGGGATGTGGCTTGCCCCATGATTCTAAGCGAGTAAAACAATTTGTTGTGGTGGAG TTGAAGATGCCATGCCCTTTGATTCAGTCAATGATGACCGAAACAAATACTGTCTTTTTCTAG
- the LOC108334184 gene encoding BTB/POZ domain-containing protein At1g04390 isoform X4, translating into MKSGRDKEKENDRCISSHMQTLHRRLIHALNLGTRHFDEKTNRWRWQCANIEVQKNVLRSIGAFLDSLSGDARAARHTVVKESVPDILGALLWILQCKNEALLSMASNVAVKLVSVLPNPLLQSHMLDLVYCLSSLLSSHQVEVAIPCATTLNFVISNLSATNEKEVMEALKETEATLWIVGNIKDFAEGVKKIEYFEEMTLLLSTILWRWPPSRFSVCNDVILMKGLANIHTKTDSSIKLALLKLYTSIALCDSAARRLIEDEEIFPQMFVQAMGKSNPHAIRIEGFRLAQCLLRSQDNCLKVVGLCGDALVEAIICGMTETRVTSKKFGNNHGSLSVEACQLALITRWAGDHHTNFWKHGIDRVLLSLLIENIEDQLFEPVLALEKQIYMAKEGLKANYHLGLRSYLWDILGWLTIHCGENLNPYTRGSELCIKLLITCACLSFVDTLEKWCRICQKDIDDHFQSEPVSRAVLMMIHSPCNSISSHTKFLLSDVLKVKGMPCLKSLLHTLDYTSSLESYGSFDKLQLVINLIGFTCLSTLPQYRRCIIESKGIKVIVLLLKRCLNNDIHIERQSFIPHLHTHERSWCCFDKEDWEGSNILLFYSLLALTEILHQCDLLQDNPQQFSGEVTNITPQFVSKLQEICKSNSFSPGVRWYVSYILTYFGYYGFPTELAKRIGESLNKEEYSDMKLVLANGESLSVHVAILAVRCPSLVPPQLLPCRKSPKEIADEFVRETVREVRLSSHVDYEALVLLLEYVYLGCLHASEETAKKLKILAKRCNLQPLFQMLHRQRPKWGLPFPSFNLTSAFGLAGSCFSYGISYWELNQMSLLGGHAIFVLTQYPICMFTKLYCSLVVIIYKVCSGQECKKGIRRTWDVACPMILSE; encoded by the exons ATGAAATCCGGCAGagacaaagagaaagagaaCGATCGCTGCATCAGTTCGCATATGCAGACCCTCCATCGCCGTCTTATCCACGCCCTAAACCTTGGCACCAG ACATTTTGATGAGAAGACAAATAGGTGGAGATGGCAGTGCGCCAACATTGAAGTGCAGAAAAATGTACTACGATCAATTGGTGCCTTTCTTGATTCCTTATCGGGCGATGCACGTGCAGCACGTCATACTGTTGTTAAG GAATCTGTTCCTGATATTTTAGGAGCATTATTATGGATTCTTCAATGCAAAAATGAGGCTTTATTAAGCATGGCATCAAATGTTGCAGTGAAGTTGGTTAGTGTTCTGCCTAATCCATTATTGCAATCACATATGTTGGATCTTGTTTATTGTCTATCATCATTGCTATCTTCACATCAAGTAGAAGTTGCTATACCCTGTGCTACCACTTTGAATTTTGTAATCTCAAATTTGAGTGCTACAAATGAGAAGGAAGTTATGGAAGCACTGAAAGAAACAGAGGCTACCCTTTGGATTGTTGGAAATATAAAGGATTTTGCTGAAGGTGTAAAGAAAATTGAGTATTTCGAAGAGATGACTTTACTTTTGAGCACTATACTATGGCGCTGGCCACCTTCTAGGTTCTCTGTTTGTAATGATGTAATACTTATGAAAGGTCTAGCAAACATCCATACAAAGACAGATAGTTCTATTAAACTTGCACTTCTAAAGTTGTACACGTCAATAG CTTTATGTGATTCTGCAGCAAGAAGACTTATAGAGGATGAAGAAATATTTCCACAAATGTTTGTGCAGGCAATGGGAAAATCCAACCCTCATGCTATTCGGATAGAGGGGTTTAGGCTTGCTCAGTGCCTATTG AGATCCCAAGATAATTGTTTAAAAGTGGTTGGTTTGTGTGGTGATGCTCTTGTTGAGGCCATAATTTGTGGAATGACAGAAACTAGGGTGACTTCTAAAAAGTTTGGAAACAACCATGGGTCTTTGTCAGTGGAAGCATGCCAGTTGGCTCTAATAACTCGCTGGGCAGGTGATCATCATACCAACTTTTGGAAACATGGAATTGATAGAGTCCTTCTTAGTCTTCTGATTGAAAATATTGAAGACCAATTGTTTGAACCCGTCTTGGCTTtggaaaaacaaatatatatggCAAAAGAGGGATTAAAAGCCAATTATCATCTTGGTCTTAGGAGTTATCTGTGGGACATTCTTGGGTGGCTTACAATTCATTGTGGAGAAAATTTAAACCCTTATACTCGTGGTAGTGAGCTCTGCATCAAGTTACTAATTACATGTGCATG CTTGAGTTTTGTGGATACACTTGAAAAATGGTGCAGAATTTGTCAAAAGGATATTGATGATCATTTTCAAAGTGAACCAGTATCAAGGGCCGTTCTAATGATGATTCATTCTCCATGTAATTCCATCTCCTCACACACTAAATTCTTATTATCAGATGTACTGAAGGTGAAAGGCATGCCATGCTTGAAAAGCTTATTACATACTCTAGATTATACATCATCCCTAGAAAGCTATGGTTCATTTGATAAACTTCAActggttattaatttaattgggTTTACTTGTCTTTCAACTTTACCACAATACCGAAGATGTATCATTGAGAGCAAAGGGATAAAGGTGATTGTTCTTCTTCTGAAACGATGCTTAAATAATGACATTCATATCGAAAGGCAAAGCTTTATTCCTCATTTGCATACACATGAAAGGTCTTGGTGCTGTTTtgataaagaagattgggaagGCTCCAACATTCTCTTATTTTATAGTTTGTTGGCCTTAACAGAAATTCTTCATCAGTGTGACCTTTTACAAGACAATCCTCAGCAATTTTCTGGAGAGGTGACAAACATTACACCACAGTTTGTTAGCAAACTTCAAGAGATCTGTAAAAGCAACTCTTTCAGTCCTGGCGTGAGATGGTATGTTTCTTATATTCTAACTTATTTTGGATATTATGGCTTCCCAACTGAATTAGCCAAAAGGATTGGAGAATCTCTCAATAAGGAAGAATACTCAGATATGAAGCTTGTCTTAGCAAATGGGGAATCTCTGAGTGTTCATGTTGCTATTCTTGCTGTTCGATGTCCATCACTAGTGCCTCCTCAATTGTTACCTTGTAGGAAGAGTCCTAAAGAGATAGCAGATGAGTTTGTCAGAGAGACCGTGAGAGAAGTCCGATTATCTTCTCATGTTGATTATGAAGCATTGGTGTTGTTGTTGGAATATGTATACTTGGGATGCTTACATGCCAGTGAAGAAACAGCAAAGAAGCTAAAAATTCTTGCTAAGCGCTGCAATCTACAGCCTTTGTTCCAAATGCTTCACAGACAGCGTCCGAAATGGGGCTTACCTTTCCCCAGCTTTAATCTTACGTCAGCTTTTGGTTTAGCCGGAAGTTGTTTTTCGTATG GGATATCATATTGGGAGCTAAATCAAATGAGCTTGTTGGGTGGACATGCGATATTTGTTCTGACACAGTACCCCATATGCATGTTCACAAAGTTATATTGCAGTCTGGTTGTGATTATCTACAAGGTTTGTTCCGGTCAGGAATGCAAGAAAG GCATCAGAAGAACCTGGGATGTGGCTTGCCCCATGATTCTAAGCGAGTAA